The Lactuca sativa cultivar Salinas chromosome 2, Lsat_Salinas_v11, whole genome shotgun sequence genome includes a window with the following:
- the LOC128132223 gene encoding peptide deformylase 1B, chloroplastic-like isoform X1: MACANWIHSSALFHATFPTTSHRRDTPSSSFSLATSSAGKPIFSSNYQYRPPAVAVQAQAKRGFSLKKEEETASAADMQFEAPLKVVLYPDPILRAKNKLIATFDENLKKLVDEMFDVMYKTDGIGLSAPQVGINVQLMVFNPVGERGEGEEIVLVNPRVTRYSKKLAPFTEGCLSFPGINADVVRPEAVKVDAQDITGEKFSVGLSGLPARVFQHEFDHLEGVLFFDRMTAQVVDSIRSQLQELEQKYEDRTGLSSPEKIETRKRWKAAAGFGRS, from the exons ATGGCATGTGCAAATTGGATACACTCATCGGCCCTCTTTCACGCTACCTTCCCAACTACTAGCCATCGGCGGGACACTCCTTCGTCAAGCTTCAGTCTAGCCACTTCCTCCGCCGGCAAGCCGATATTCTCTTCAAATTACCAATACAGACCTCCAGCCGTCGCCGTCCAAGCTCAGGCCAAGCGAGGCTTCTCACTGAAAAAGGAAGAGGAAACAGCTTCAG CGGCTGATATGCAGTTTGAAGCTCCGCTCAAGGTTGTGCTGTATCCAGACCCTATACTGAGGGCAAAGAACAAGCTCATTGCTACATTCGatgagaacttgaagaaattagTTGACGAAATGTTTGATGTAATGTACAA AACTGATGGAATCGGGCTCTCAGCACCCCAAGTTGGAATTAACGTTCAACTTATGGTGTTTAATCCAGTTGGTGAACGAGGCGAAGGAGAAGAAATTGTTCTTGTAAATCCACGTGTCACAAGATATTCTAAAAAGTTGGCTCCTTTTACAGAAGGATGCTTATCTTTTCCAGGCATCAATGCTGATGTGGTg AGGCCAGAAGCTGTTAAGGTTGATGCGCAAGACATAACCGGTGAAAAGTTTTCAGTTGGCTTATCAGGCCTCCCTGCACGGGTTTTTCAACATGAATTTGATCATTTAGAG GGTGTTCTCTTCTTTGACAGAATGACTGCACAAGTTGTTGATAGCATACGTTCACAACTGCAG GAGCTGGAACAAAAGTATGAGGACAGGACCGGATTGTCAAGCCCTGAAAAGATTGAAACCCGCAAAAGATGGAAGGCGGCTGCTGGATTTGGACGATCTTGA
- the LOC128132223 gene encoding peptide deformylase 1B, chloroplastic-like isoform X2 yields the protein MACANWIHSSALFHATFPTTSHRRDTPSSSFSLATSSAGKPIFSSNYQYRPPAVAVQAQAKRGFSLKKEEETASAADMQFEAPLKVVLYPDPILRAKNKLIATFDENLKKLVDEMFDVMYKTDGIGLSAPQVGINVQLMVFNPVGERGEGEEIVLVNPRVTRYSKKLAPFTEGCLSFPGINADVVRPEAVKVDAQDITGEKFSVGLSGLPARVFQHEFDHLENDCTSC from the exons ATGGCATGTGCAAATTGGATACACTCATCGGCCCTCTTTCACGCTACCTTCCCAACTACTAGCCATCGGCGGGACACTCCTTCGTCAAGCTTCAGTCTAGCCACTTCCTCCGCCGGCAAGCCGATATTCTCTTCAAATTACCAATACAGACCTCCAGCCGTCGCCGTCCAAGCTCAGGCCAAGCGAGGCTTCTCACTGAAAAAGGAAGAGGAAACAGCTTCAG CGGCTGATATGCAGTTTGAAGCTCCGCTCAAGGTTGTGCTGTATCCAGACCCTATACTGAGGGCAAAGAACAAGCTCATTGCTACATTCGatgagaacttgaagaaattagTTGACGAAATGTTTGATGTAATGTACAA AACTGATGGAATCGGGCTCTCAGCACCCCAAGTTGGAATTAACGTTCAACTTATGGTGTTTAATCCAGTTGGTGAACGAGGCGAAGGAGAAGAAATTGTTCTTGTAAATCCACGTGTCACAAGATATTCTAAAAAGTTGGCTCCTTTTACAGAAGGATGCTTATCTTTTCCAGGCATCAATGCTGATGTGGTg AGGCCAGAAGCTGTTAAGGTTGATGCGCAAGACATAACCGGTGAAAAGTTTTCAGTTGGCTTATCAGGCCTCCCTGCACGGGTTTTTCAACATGAATTTGATCATTTAGAG AATGACTGCACAAGTTGTTGA